One Patescibacteria group bacterium DNA segment encodes these proteins:
- a CDS encoding PEP-utilizing enzyme, whose protein sequence is MNLEQAVKEEWYSQSFNLKPVFLGSAFECNEYASEYTGVTYHDYLMTCKNNYGGMSYCNSDLNRVGNLIRKKVEENPNYLAQLKTKYDQDIQENNQHYSQIDGIDIDTITIEETKKLVETALRCLVLSMGVAHVIEPFALTADFKIKNDLGKYIQSAKELNDMFVVLTSPTKTSFASEYETLIFAIATSHDNSVKEKLAQKIVQNFYWIRNGYAGRYALTLNEVLKEAASLDQSKYNNQARPKIDKPDRQQIINKLNLPQKLINELNVLSFLTDWQDERKKNILIAVDYLDRLIDKLAKKINIPSNLMYLMIPSEIREEKYQSKNFIEELKQRADGVVFLYSFPKEPIIATGKVFTEFMKDMQKEIVEQVQEIYGMTASSGYAVGKVIVCTDIDSIHKVQEGDILVASMTRPEYLPAMKKASAIITDEGGITCHAAIISRELGIPCIIGTKIATQVLKDGMTVEVKANHGVVKIIQ, encoded by the coding sequence ATGAACTTAGAACAAGCTGTCAAAGAAGAATGGTATAGTCAATCATTTAACTTAAAACCAGTGTTTTTAGGTTCGGCATTTGAATGCAACGAATACGCCAGTGAATACACTGGCGTTACCTATCATGATTATTTAATGACATGTAAGAATAACTACGGGGGTATGTCGTATTGTAATTCAGACTTAAACCGCGTAGGTAATTTAATAAGAAAAAAAGTTGAAGAAAATCCAAATTATTTAGCTCAACTTAAGACAAAATACGATCAAGATATACAAGAAAATAACCAACATTATAGTCAAATTGACGGTATCGATATCGACACCATTACAATCGAAGAAACAAAAAAACTTGTCGAAACTGCTCTTCGGTGTTTAGTGTTATCCATGGGCGTAGCACATGTCATTGAGCCGTTTGCATTAACGGCTGATTTTAAAATTAAAAATGATCTTGGTAAATATATTCAAAGTGCAAAAGAGTTAAATGATATGTTCGTAGTTTTAACAAGCCCTACAAAAACATCATTTGCATCAGAATATGAAACGCTCATTTTCGCTATTGCCACTTCGCATGATAATTCCGTCAAAGAAAAATTAGCGCAAAAGATAGTACAGAATTTTTATTGGATTCGTAATGGATATGCGGGAAGGTATGCCTTAACTCTAAATGAAGTACTAAAAGAAGCTGCGTCTTTAGACCAAAGTAAATATAATAATCAGGCTAGGCCAAAGATTGATAAACCAGACCGGCAACAAATAATTAACAAATTGAATTTACCTCAAAAGTTAATCAATGAATTAAATGTTCTAAGCTTTTTAACTGATTGGCAAGATGAAAGAAAAAAGAATATTTTAATCGCAGTAGATTATCTAGATCGATTAATAGATAAATTAGCCAAAAAAATTAATATTCCTAGCAACTTAATGTATTTAATGATTCCTTCTGAAATTAGAGAAGAAAAGTATCAATCTAAAAACTTTATTGAAGAATTAAAACAGAGAGCAGACGGAGTTGTTTTCCTATATTCATTTCCAAAAGAACCTATTATTGCTACCGGTAAAGTTTTTACAGAATTTATGAAAGATATGCAAAAAGAAATCGTAGAACAAGTACAAGAAATTTATGGAATGACTGCTTCCAGCGGATACGCTGTAGGTAAAGTAATCGTATGTACGGATATTGATTCTATACATAAAGTTCAGGAGGGCGACATTCTGGTTGCAAGCATGACCAGGCCTGAATATTTGCCTGCCATGAAAAAAGCCTCTGCCATAATCACCGACGAGGGAGGTATAACGTGCCATGCCGCAATAATTTCTCGGGAGTTAGGCATCCCCTGTATAATTGGTACTAAAATTGCGACTCAAGTCTTGAAAGATGGCATGACCGTGGAGGTAAAAGCAAACCATGGAGTAGTAAAAATAATTCAATAA
- a CDS encoding PEP/pyruvate-binding domain-containing protein, with protein sequence MKYSRLFHELTKKDTDIAGGKGASLGEMVQINIPIPPGFVVLAGSFDHFLEKNEIKADIEAILEKVNHQDINSVDGASAEIQSIIHHMPFPEDIAQEALKQFSELNTIYVAVRSSATAEDSSAASWAGELESYLNVTEDALLDCIRKCWASLFTPRAIFYRFENKMNLEKVSVAVVVQKMVQSDVSGIVFTVHPVTKDENQMIIEAGYGLGEAIVGGKITPDNYIINKSTLDITNKYISEQSMMIIKAKDAPTKEEEIPQADRGKQKLADDKIIDLAKICLNIEKHYGFPCDIEWAMEKNRLYIVQSRPITTL encoded by the coding sequence ATGAAATATTCCAGATTATTTCACGAACTTACTAAGAAAGATACGGATATCGCTGGCGGAAAAGGCGCCTCGCTTGGTGAAATGGTACAGATTAATATCCCAATACCTCCGGGATTTGTGGTGTTAGCAGGTTCGTTTGACCATTTTTTGGAAAAAAACGAGATTAAAGCCGATATTGAAGCGATTTTAGAAAAGGTTAATCATCAAGACATTAATTCGGTTGATGGCGCGTCTGCTGAAATTCAAAGCATTATTCACCATATGCCGTTTCCTGAAGACATTGCCCAAGAAGCTTTAAAGCAATTTTCAGAACTAAATACTATCTATGTCGCCGTAAGATCTTCCGCAACAGCCGAAGATTCATCAGCAGCATCATGGGCCGGTGAACTAGAAAGCTATTTAAATGTCACCGAAGATGCATTGTTGGATTGTATCAGGAAATGCTGGGCATCACTCTTTACACCCAGGGCAATATTCTACAGATTTGAGAACAAGATGAATCTAGAAAAAGTTTCCGTTGCAGTTGTAGTGCAAAAGATGGTTCAATCCGATGTTTCAGGCATAGTCTTTACGGTTCACCCGGTAACAAAGGATGAAAATCAAATGATTATTGAGGCTGGTTATGGTTTAGGGGAAGCTATCGTCGGCGGGAAAATCACGCCAGATAATTATATAATCAATAAATCTACTTTGGATATTACCAATAAATACATTTCTGAACAATCAATGATGATTATTAAAGCCAAAGATGCTCCAACGAAAGAAGAAGAGATACCACAAGCAGATAGAGGAAAACAGAAATTAGCTGATGACAAGATAATTGATTTAGCTAAAATTTGTTTAAACATTGAGAAACATTACGGCTTTCCCTGCGATATCGAATGGGCTATGGAAAAGAATAGATTATATATAGTGCAGTCTAGGCCTATAACTACTTTATAA
- a CDS encoding RNA-binding protein — MGKKLFVGGLPWAMTDEDLGKLFAGVGTVESATIIKDKMSGKSKGFGFVEMSTEEEAQAAISTVHGTEVEGRNITVSEARPMTDRPAGGQRF; from the coding sequence ATGGGCAAGAAATTGTTTGTAGGTGGACTTCCTTGGGCTATGACCGACGAAGATTTAGGTAAGTTGTTCGCCGGTGTTGGTACAGTGGAATCCGCTACTATCATCAAGGACAAGATGTCTGGCAAATCCAAAGGTTTTGGTTTTGTAGAGATGTCTACCGAAGAAGAAGCTCAAGCAGCCATCTCTACTGTGCATGGCACAGAAGTAGAAGGCCGCAATATTACCGTTAGCGAAGCTCGGCCGATGACTGATCGTCCGGCTGGCGGCCAACGGTTCTAA
- a CDS encoding CxxC-x17-CxxC domain-containing protein: MRDFNQRGGSRGGFKSGGNRGFGRPSFGDRDRGPVTMHKATCASCGEACEVPFRPSGDKPVYCSACFRNTQDGGDRAPRKDFGRPSFVKSPDYRNTGGGDNKREFEAINAKLDKLTVSINRLVDIMAENKTDSKTEKESVPVTKKVAVKKAAVKKPKKS; encoded by the coding sequence ATGAGAGATTTTAACCAGCGGGGAGGCAGTCGAGGGGGGTTCAAATCAGGCGGCAACAGGGGTTTTGGCCGTCCGAGTTTTGGCGACCGCGACCGGGGGCCGGTAACTATGCACAAAGCCACTTGTGCCAGCTGCGGAGAGGCCTGTGAGGTACCTTTTCGCCCTTCTGGCGACAAACCGGTATATTGCAGTGCTTGCTTTAGAAACACCCAAGACGGTGGCGATAGGGCTCCCAGAAAGGACTTTGGCCGTCCCAGCTTTGTCAAAAGCCCAGATTATAGGAACACTGGCGGCGGAGACAATAAACGTGAGTTCGAAGCCATTAACGCTAAATTAGATAAACTTACAGTGTCTATCAATCGGTTGGTAGATATCATGGCAGAAAACAAAACTGATAGTAAAACAGAGAAAGAATCAGTGCCAGTTACTAAAAAAGTGGCAGTTAAGAAAGCCGCTGTCAAGAAACCCAAGAAAAGTTAG
- a CDS encoding PQQ-dependent sugar dehydrogenase, protein MNTTEKIGVVLGGILVIAVVYFLIKGYKLPASQNTINNQPTQEVAIKLIAQGFTSPVAFVSSNDGTGRMFLVDQVGVIKVVTSTGEVLKDNFLDLHSKLVKLTTNYDERGLLGLAFHPDFKTNGRFFVYYSAPLNKTAPAGWNCTNRVSEFKVSASNPNIADLSSEKIILQIDKPQFNHNGGHIAFGPDGYLYIPTGDGGQGNDVGLGHSASGNGQDLTTLLGKVLRIDIDKGDPYAAPQDNPFIGKDGKDEIFAYGFRNPYHISFDAGGNHELFVADVGQNLWEEVDIVKKGNNYGWNIREGKHCFSAQTPDQSPAECPTTGAKGEPLVDPVFEYGHPGNGGVGIANVGGYVYRGAALAGLTGNYVFADWSKSFTAGDGGVFAALNNKGSWLWRELKISGNSNGRLGLFVKGVGQDDMGELYLLTTEALGPSGTSGKIFKLIPAESNVPNNSINNSTSGMNNKEERVSIKNFAFSPATLTIPVGTKVTWKNEDAMLHTVTSQGNFDSGNLTQGKEFSFTFNTKGTFSYICTLHPFMKGKIVVQ, encoded by the coding sequence ATGAATACGACAGAAAAAATAGGGGTAGTATTGGGGGGTATATTAGTTATCGCTGTTGTATATTTTCTTATCAAAGGGTACAAGTTGCCAGCCAGTCAAAATACAATAAACAACCAACCAACTCAAGAAGTTGCTATTAAGTTAATAGCACAGGGGTTTACTTCTCCTGTCGCTTTTGTTTCGTCCAATGATGGTACGGGCAGAATGTTCTTGGTAGATCAAGTCGGAGTTATAAAGGTAGTCACTTCTACAGGAGAAGTGTTAAAAGACAATTTCTTGGATCTGCATAGTAAATTGGTAAAATTAACCACGAACTATGACGAGAGAGGTTTGCTGGGGTTAGCCTTCCATCCCGATTTCAAAACCAATGGCCGCTTTTTTGTCTATTACAGCGCGCCATTAAACAAGACCGCACCAGCAGGATGGAATTGTACTAACCGTGTCTCCGAATTTAAAGTCAGTGCCAGTAATCCGAATATAGCTGACTTGAGTTCCGAAAAAATAATTTTACAAATTGATAAGCCGCAGTTCAATCATAACGGAGGGCATATTGCATTTGGGCCGGATGGGTACCTCTATATTCCTACCGGCGACGGTGGTCAAGGCAATGATGTCGGTCTGGGGCATTCTGCCAGTGGTAACGGCCAAGATCTTACTACTTTGTTAGGGAAAGTTCTGCGGATCGATATTGATAAAGGCGATCCCTATGCTGCCCCTCAAGATAATCCTTTTATCGGCAAAGACGGTAAAGATGAAATATTCGCTTATGGCTTCCGTAATCCTTATCATATTTCTTTTGATGCGGGAGGAAACCACGAATTATTCGTCGCCGATGTCGGCCAAAATTTATGGGAAGAAGTAGATATAGTTAAAAAAGGGAATAATTACGGTTGGAATATCAGAGAGGGGAAGCATTGCTTTAGTGCGCAAACTCCCGATCAATCACCAGCAGAGTGTCCCACTACCGGAGCTAAAGGTGAACCGCTGGTGGATCCTGTATTCGAATATGGTCATCCGGGTAATGGGGGCGTGGGGATAGCCAATGTCGGAGGATATGTCTATCGAGGGGCAGCCCTCGCCGGCTTAACAGGCAACTATGTGTTTGCCGATTGGAGCAAAAGTTTTACTGCGGGCGATGGCGGCGTGTTCGCTGCTCTAAACAATAAAGGAAGTTGGTTATGGCGGGAGTTAAAAATTTCCGGCAATAGTAATGGACGCTTAGGTTTGTTTGTCAAAGGAGTAGGGCAGGACGATATGGGCGAATTATATTTATTAACCACCGAAGCGCTCGGCCCCAGCGGGACTAGCGGTAAAATATTCAAGTTAATTCCGGCTGAAAGCAATGTACCGAATAATTCAATCAATAATTCAACTAGTGGAATGAACAACAAAGAAGAAAGAGTCAGTATCAAAAATTTTGCTTTTAGTCCGGCCACTCTCACTATCCCGGTCGGGACGAAAGTGACCTGGAAAAATGAGGATGCGATGCTCCATACTGTGACTAGCCAAGGCAACTTTGATTCGGGCAATTTAACTCAAGGAAAAGAATTTTCTTTTACATTTAATACCAAGGGGACATTCAGTTATATTTGCACCCTCCATCCCTTTATGAAAGGGAAGATAGTTGTCCAATAG
- a CDS encoding hydrolase, with amino-acid sequence MQTIKSTGCCEPFNPEPWQDKEVVWNDKLFVKDHICNFLHIPLDMGKKIVKNMGLIEKANAKSPYQLMLTNEKSLWGSDIYIDVAKDVPGAQMAKLSGTFLTKIFEGPYQNVGKWAAEMKAYVKSQDKELKKLYFSYTTCPKCAKAYGKNYVVLFAQIN; translated from the coding sequence ATGCAAACAATAAAATCAACTGGTTGCTGCGAACCTTTTAATCCGGAACCGTGGCAGGATAAAGAGGTAGTTTGGAATGACAAACTATTTGTCAAAGATCATATCTGTAATTTCTTGCACATACCGCTTGATATGGGGAAGAAGATAGTCAAGAATATGGGCTTGATTGAAAAAGCTAATGCTAAATCTCCCTACCAATTAATGTTGACTAATGAAAAATCACTGTGGGGTTCTGATATTTACATTGATGTGGCGAAAGATGTTCCGGGCGCGCAAATGGCAAAACTTTCCGGCACATTTTTAACTAAAATATTTGAAGGCCCTTACCAAAATGTGGGTAAATGGGCAGCCGAGATGAAAGCATACGTCAAAAGTCAGGACAAGGAACTAAAAAAGCTTTATTTTTCCTACACCACCTGTCCAAAATGCGCCAAGGCCTACGGCAAGAATTATGTGGTGCTTTTCGCGCAGATAAACTAA
- a CDS encoding Type 1 glutamine amidotransferase-like domain-containing protein: MKLLLTSSGWWKCPSIGDEFIKLVGKKPTNIRILFVITPTKYADRDKYIRRLFRQLKGVNIPKSNITFFQFERKIKPEDIKGINVIFVFGGNTFEYLAGLRKTGLDKVIKAFVKKDGVYVGVSAGSYVACPTIEAASWKHADRNYMKLTDLRGLNLVPFLITAHFEEGLREVITKAANKAKYPVIALTDKQAVLVKGKKTKIIGEGEKNIFKS, translated from the coding sequence ATGAAATTGCTTCTTACATCGTCAGGTTGGTGGAAATGTCCGTCTATTGGTGATGAGTTTATTAAACTGGTTGGCAAAAAACCAACTAACATCAGAATATTATTCGTAATCACCCCAACTAAATACGCTGACCGCGATAAATATATTCGTCGGCTATTTAGACAGCTTAAGGGAGTTAATATACCAAAGTCGAATATAACTTTTTTCCAGTTTGAAAGAAAAATTAAACCGGAAGATATAAAGGGAATAAATGTTATCTTTGTTTTTGGCGGCAATACCTTTGAATATCTTGCCGGTCTCAGAAAAACTGGCTTAGATAAAGTTATTAAGGCGTTTGTTAAAAAAGATGGGGTATATGTAGGGGTTAGTGCAGGTAGTTATGTGGCTTGTCCAACTATCGAAGCAGCTTCTTGGAAGCACGCCGATAGAAACTATATGAAACTGACTGATTTAAGAGGATTAAACTTGGTTCCCTTTCTAATTACAGCTCATTTTGAAGAGGGTTTAAGAGAAGTGATAACCAAAGCTGCCAATAAAGCTAAATATCCAGTTATTGCCTTAACTGACAAGCAAGCCGTCTTAGTTAAAGGCAAAAAGACAAAGATTATTGGCGAAGGTGAGAAAAATATTTTTAAATCATAA
- a CDS encoding NUDIX domain-containing protein: protein MNMEIKNDAGEILKAGCVVVDGSNVLLVTTEDRSAWAFPKGHAETGEDIEQVALRETLEETGYKVEIIKRLQDVVYHHGETGEPIRVAMFWAKPIEKIDEGEGNVEWVDATKARELIWPNGIPLLDEIGL, encoded by the coding sequence ATGAATATGGAAATAAAGAATGATGCAGGAGAGATATTAAAGGCTGGTTGTGTAGTGGTTGATGGCTCTAATGTTCTTCTTGTCACCACTGAAGACAGAAGTGCCTGGGCTTTTCCAAAAGGACATGCCGAAACAGGTGAAGATATTGAGCAAGTTGCTTTAAGAGAAACGCTGGAAGAAACTGGCTATAAGGTAGAAATAATCAAGCGTTTACAAGATGTGGTTTACCACCATGGAGAAACTGGTGAACCTATTAGAGTAGCTATGTTTTGGGCTAAACCTATAGAAAAAATTGATGAAGGGGAAGGGAATGTTGAATGGGTGGATGCTACTAAAGCCAGAGAGTTAATTTGGCCAAACGGAATCCCTTTATTAGATGAAATAGGATTATGA
- a CDS encoding AAA family ATPase, with translation MENSPIVYFISGVSGVGKSSVIKYLKSLLSADEYDIRDFDERGVPAGGGHEWHNAETLYWLETAAENAELGKSTIVCGFVEPERFWKVYSKENHPPAQLVLLHASNDTIKKRLLSRYQTPESIAEISRAAGVPLDKFIEDILSAAPWLYDIFKKEGAPIIDTENKTPEEVAQEIVNLL, from the coding sequence ATGGAAAATAGTCCGATAGTATATTTTATTTCCGGTGTTAGCGGAGTCGGTAAGTCCTCAGTTATTAAGTATCTGAAAAGCCTGCTCTCAGCAGATGAATATGATATCCGAGATTTTGATGAACGAGGTGTCCCAGCTGGTGGTGGTCACGAGTGGCACAATGCCGAGACTCTCTATTGGTTAGAAACTGCTGCCGAAAATGCAGAGCTCGGGAAGTCTACTATTGTTTGCGGTTTTGTAGAACCGGAACGTTTTTGGAAAGTATACAGTAAAGAAAACCACCCTCCGGCTCAGCTGGTTTTGCTGCATGCTTCAAATGACACTATCAAAAAACGGTTGCTAAGCAGATACCAAACCCCAGAGAGTATAGCAGAAATCAGCAGGGCGGCAGGTGTTCCCTTAGATAAATTTATTGAGGATATCTTATCAGCTGCACCTTGGTTATACGACATATTCAAGAAAGAAGGCGCGCCCATTATTGATACGGAAAACAAAACACCAGAAGAGGTTGCTCAAGAGATAGTAAATCTTCTTTAG
- a CDS encoding radical SAM protein, translating to MTAKWVAKEITLIFPRPAEEIEFRLYPPLGLLYLIAAFQKNGWETSFINGQLLAEHDYQASIDNIRTRIIGISTTITEIGEALRIARCIKENDPQKMIIFGGPGISAITHGGLSADNVDMVVQGEAENFPVMLVDLLASVSLEDWIRQRKLIGPAMVKCQPPQDLDAIPEPNRELLPLERYLENLSKEVGISIATMFSSRGCPYGCSFCDKGVSGKGFRPHSPQRVVGEMQYLYQRYSVDEIMLCDDFLCYQRDRVMSICEKLVKGGPTISWSAETRVDSVDLALLRKMKEAGCSQLCFGVESGSNRILRELHKGFTDSQVALAFDLCKQVGIKTGMCLIVAIPGETRADIEATIRLVQKCKPYELGVSYLVPFPGTEIYDKTKSWICHQDYSQWHRRSILYDYPYEVDPRVAREEIFTAFKATVNDGYSPFQFKVDY from the coding sequence ATGACTGCCAAGTGGGTAGCAAAGGAAATCACCTTGATTTTTCCCCGTCCAGCGGAGGAAATTGAATTTAGATTATATCCACCGCTGGGATTGCTCTATTTGATAGCAGCTTTCCAAAAGAACGGCTGGGAAACTTCATTTATCAATGGCCAGCTCTTGGCCGAACATGATTACCAGGCTAGTATCGACAACATCCGGACTCGTATCATTGGCATCAGCACTACTATCACTGAAATTGGCGAGGCGCTACGTATCGCTCGATGTATCAAAGAAAATGATCCCCAGAAAATGATTATCTTTGGTGGACCCGGTATTAGTGCCATCACCCATGGGGGCTTATCTGCAGATAATGTAGATATGGTTGTCCAGGGAGAAGCCGAAAATTTTCCCGTGATGTTGGTTGATTTGTTGGCATCAGTTTCTTTGGAAGATTGGATTCGCCAAAGAAAATTGATTGGACCGGCAATGGTGAAATGCCAGCCACCGCAAGATTTGGATGCCATTCCAGAACCAAATCGCGAATTGTTGCCGTTGGAAAGATACCTGGAAAATCTAAGTAAAGAAGTGGGCATTTCCATCGCCACGATGTTTAGTTCCAGAGGATGCCCTTATGGATGTAGTTTTTGCGATAAGGGCGTTTCTGGGAAAGGCTTCCGGCCGCATTCACCACAACGAGTGGTTGGAGAAATGCAGTATCTCTATCAGCGCTACTCCGTTGACGAAATCATGCTCTGTGACGACTTCTTATGCTACCAGCGTGATCGAGTCATGTCGATTTGTGAAAAGCTGGTCAAAGGAGGTCCAACAATTTCCTGGAGTGCCGAAACCCGAGTTGATAGCGTTGACTTGGCGCTGTTAAGGAAAATGAAAGAAGCTGGTTGTTCTCAACTATGTTTTGGTGTTGAGTCGGGGAGCAATCGAATTCTGAGAGAACTCCATAAAGGATTCACTGACTCACAGGTGGCGTTAGCCTTCGATTTGTGCAAACAAGTCGGGATAAAAACCGGGATGTGCTTGATTGTAGCTATACCCGGAGAGACACGGGCAGACATCGAAGCGACTATTCGTCTAGTGCAGAAATGTAAGCCCTACGAGCTAGGGGTGTCATACTTAGTTCCTTTCCCGGGGACCGAGATCTACGACAAAACCAAATCATGGATTTGTCATCAAGACTACAGCCAGTGGCATCGTCGGAGCATACTTTACGACTATCCTTACGAGGTAGACCCAAGAGTAGCCCGAGAGGAAATTTTCACTGCTTTCAAAGCAACGGTCAACGATGGATACAGTCCGTTTCAATTCAAGGTTGATTATTGA
- a CDS encoding ABC-F family ATP-binding cassette domain-containing protein gives MEVKIERIGKTYETVTVINDISFSLEKGQKVGLVGGNGTGKSTLLQIIAGLVEPDAGTVTLRKGLTIGYMPQDTSLMTDETIGDYLRRVTGIGDLEAQLETSPEAVEEYESRGGYSFDYRMQITLAGFGLSGVDNDRSINTLSSGQKSKVLMAGVLLSDADLLLLDEPTNNLDLSALIWLEDFLMRSPAACLVVSHDRTFLDRVVRKIFEIDWHTRSLNVTNGRYSDYLERREKERRKQAADYEAQQEETQRLVGAAKSKRAQAAKGANFRGSASDKFLQGFKRDRAAGSSRAAKAIEKRIEQMEKVEKPLERELFRINIRPLKPGGSKDIVLQGVVAGYAQSGFQIGPISAIFPYGSRVVILGLNGSGKSTLLKTIGGELSPLAGEVRVGNALIIGNLMQEHDNLPRETTLSDLLTQKGHLPVPDAYALAVHYGFSPEEIGKTVSNLSPGGRSRLLLALFSALSVNTLLLDEPTNHLDIEALEALEEAVTHYEGTIVLVSHDRYFLQKFNPTDTYVLSDGKLDRQQNYEAYLADAEREAKRLINML, from the coding sequence ATGGAAGTCAAGATTGAACGAATTGGCAAAACCTACGAGACCGTTACGGTCATCAATGATATTTCGTTTTCGTTGGAAAAAGGTCAGAAGGTAGGGCTAGTTGGTGGTAATGGCACGGGTAAATCAACTCTCCTGCAAATCATTGCGGGGTTAGTTGAGCCTGATGCCGGCACTGTCACTTTGCGCAAGGGCCTAACTATTGGCTATATGCCGCAGGACACCAGCCTGATGACCGACGAAACCATTGGTGACTATTTACGTAGAGTAACGGGTATTGGGGATCTGGAAGCCCAGCTTGAAACATCTCCAGAAGCAGTTGAAGAATACGAGAGCCGAGGAGGTTATTCTTTCGACTATCGAATGCAAATAACCCTAGCGGGATTCGGTTTGAGCGGTGTTGACAATGATCGATCGATTAACACATTGTCATCCGGTCAGAAAAGCAAGGTATTGATGGCCGGTGTGCTATTGTCCGATGCGGATTTACTGCTATTAGACGAGCCGACCAACAACCTTGATCTCTCAGCTTTGATTTGGCTCGAAGATTTTTTGATGCGATCACCAGCAGCTTGTTTGGTGGTTTCTCATGACCGCACGTTTCTTGATCGAGTGGTTAGAAAGATTTTCGAAATTGACTGGCATACTCGTTCGCTCAATGTTACTAATGGTCGATATTCCGACTATTTGGAACGGAGAGAAAAGGAACGCAGAAAACAGGCAGCTGATTATGAGGCACAACAAGAGGAAACTCAACGGCTGGTTGGGGCAGCTAAGTCTAAACGGGCTCAAGCGGCCAAAGGTGCCAACTTTCGCGGCTCCGCTAGCGACAAGTTTCTGCAAGGGTTTAAACGGGATCGGGCGGCCGGCTCTAGTCGAGCTGCAAAGGCAATCGAAAAGCGCATTGAGCAGATGGAGAAAGTTGAAAAACCGCTCGAGCGAGAATTGTTTCGCATCAATATCAGACCATTAAAACCCGGAGGATCCAAGGACATAGTATTGCAAGGTGTGGTTGCCGGATATGCCCAAAGCGGTTTTCAAATCGGGCCCATATCTGCTATTTTTCCTTACGGTAGCCGAGTGGTGATTCTTGGTTTGAATGGATCAGGCAAGTCCACTCTCCTCAAAACAATTGGGGGGGAGTTGTCGCCCCTAGCGGGGGAGGTGAGAGTCGGCAATGCGCTGATTATAGGCAATTTAATGCAAGAACATGACAATCTTCCTCGTGAGACAACCCTTTCTGATCTGTTAACGCAAAAAGGTCATTTGCCAGTTCCTGATGCATATGCTTTAGCTGTTCATTACGGTTTTAGTCCTGAAGAAATTGGCAAGACTGTGAGTAACCTTTCTCCCGGCGGGAGATCACGGTTGCTATTGGCGTTATTCTCTGCTTTATCGGTGAATACTTTGCTTCTTGATGAGCCGACTAATCATCTGGACATAGAAGCACTAGAAGCACTGGAAGAAGCAGTTACTCACTATGAAGGTACGATTGTGTTGGTGTCACACGATCGATATTTTCTCCAGAAGTTCAATCCCACTGACACCTATGTTCTTTCTGACGGTAAGCTCGACCGTCAACAAAACTACGAAGCATATTTGGCTGACGCTGAGCGGGAAGCTAAGCGACTGATCAATATGCTTTAA